From the Candidatus Methylomirabilota bacterium genome, the window CCGTTAGGCGCGCTTCCAGGGTATCCTGAGCGGCCATGACGGTCCCGCGACGCATCTTCACGAAACTCCTGGCCATCGGCGTGCTCGCCGCGCCCCTCGCGGCAATTGCCCAGTCGACGCGGACTCCGCGTATCGGATGGCTCGGAAACGGCGGCCCAAGACCAGTCTCCAAGAGCCTCGCGGCATTCCGACAAGGGCTGCAGCAGCGGGGCTGGATCGAGGGCCAGAACGTGATCATCGACTATCGGTGGGCGGAAGGAAACCTCAGTCGGTTCCCTGCGCTCATCGACGAGCTCATCGAGCTCAAGGTCGATGTCATCGTGCTCTCGGGTACATCGGCGATCCAGGCCGCCCGGAGCGCAACCAGCACGGTGCCGCTCGTCATCATCTACCTCGTCGATCCGGTGACGGCAGGGTTTGTACCGAGTCTCGCGCACCCCGGCGGCAATGTGACCGGAGTGGCCTCCGAGTTCGAAGCGCTGATCACCAAGCAGCTCGGACTTCTCAAGGAGACGGTGCCCGCCGCGTCTCGGATCGCTGTCCTGAAACGCCCTGAGCTGCCGCCCGCCGTCATGCGCTCCGCCGAGATGGCGGCCCGCGAGCTAGGTCTCGTGCTACAGCTCATGGAGGTTACCGAAGCGGCGCAATTCGAATCGGCCTTTCGGAAGGCGCGGGCCGATGGAGCGGGCGCGATGCTCGTGCTTCCCTCACCGTTCTTCTACGTGCAACGTCGGTTGTTGATCGAGCTCGCCGCGAAGTACCGCCTGCCCGCGATCTATGAGCTGAGCGACTACGTCGAGGCCGGGGGTCTCATGTCCTACGCTCCGAATGTCAACGAGATGTTCCGGGCCTCCGCGAGCCATGTCGATCGGATACTCAAGGGCGCCCGACCGGGGGACCTGCCGATCGAGCGCCCGACCACGTTCGAGTTCGCGGTGAATCTGAAGGCAGCCAAGGCGATCGGCCTGACGATTCCGCCCGCGGTGCTCGCGCGCGCGGATTCGAGGATCGAGTAGTCGGCGGCGCGCCTACGCGGTCACCATCTCAAGCTGCGCACGGCACCACGCGAGGTCGTCCTCGGTGGCGGGGCACACCACGGCGTCCGGCAGCTCGGGCGCGGTCGGGCCCTCGCCCGCCACCGTGGTGCGATGCATGACGCGGCGATAGCGGTTCTCGTCCCACGGGCGGCCGCGATGCAGCGTGCAGCGGTTGTCCCACATCACGAGATCGCCCGACTCCCAGCGATGCGTGTACACCAAGTCAGGGCGGGTGGCGCGCTCGAGCAGCTCGCGAATGAGGAGCCGCGCCTCGGCCGTGGGCATGCCCACGATCTCGCACGCGTGCGACGCCACGTAGTAGCCCTTGCGCCCGTTCATCGGGTTGACGCGCACCATGGCCTGCGGTACCGGCGGCACCTGGGCGGCGTGCTCGGGCGGCAGGAGATCGCCGCCGACGAGGCCGCGCGAGTACGCGAAGCTGTGGATCGCCACCTTGCCCTCGAGCTGGGCCTGCAGCTCCGGCGAGAGCCGCGTCCACGCCACGCGCATGCTCGCCCACTGGGTCTCGCCGCCCTCAGGCGGCACCTCCCGCCCGGAGAGCAGGGAGGCCATCGCGGGCACGCGCTTGAACGAGCTGTCCGTGTGCCACATCTGATTGCCGGCGTTGAACAGGTTGCGCTTGTCGCCCTTGGGAATGAGCTGGTCCTCGGCGTCCACGTTGGCGAGGTTGGCGATCTGGGGTAGCGTGCGCGCCTTCGTGTCGGTGTTGATGCTGCGGATCGTGACCTCGAGCGGCCCGAAGCGCTCGCTGAACGCGATCTGCTCCTCGTCGGTGAGCGACTGCCCGCGGAAGAGCAGCACCGAGTGCTCGTTGAACGCCGCGACGATCTGCTGGAATGTCGCCTCGTCCGCACGCTTGACGTCGACGCCCAGGATCTCGACGCCGAAGAGAGGGTGCAGCGGGCGGGTCGCGAGGGCCATGGCCAGTCCTCCTCGATGCGGTGCGACCCAGCATAGCACCGACGACGTATCGGAGACGCGACATTGACCGGACGCGCGCCCTCCGCTACCGTGACCTTCATGACGGAAACGCTGCGCCGCTGGCGGCGTGACGAGTACGACCAGCTGGTCGCCATGGGGATGTTCGTCGGCGAGCGACTCGAGCTACTCGACGGCGCGCTCGTCGTGCGGGAGCCGCAGGGCAGCTCGCATGCCGCGATCGTGGCGCACATCGGGCAACTGCTTGGTCGCGCGTTCGGCTCTCGATGGCATCCGCGGCTCCACGCCCCGCTGGCCCTCGACGACGACTCCGAGCCGGAGCCGGACATCGCCATGGTCGAAGGCTCGCCGCTCGACTACCTCGGCGCCCATCCCTCGACGGCACTCCTCGTCGTCGAGGTCAGCGATTCGAGCCTGAGCATCGATCGGCGTCTGAAGGCGAGTCTCTACGCGCGAGCCGGCATCGCCGAATACTGGATCGTGAATCTCGTCGATGGCGCGCTCGAGGTGTATCGCGCGCCCGAGACCGAAGGCTACCGGACCACCCTGCGTCTCGTCCCCCCAGCCACGGTCACTCCGCTCGCCGCGCCCCGGGCTATCATCGCAGTCTCGGACCTCCTGCCATAGCGCCGCGGCACGTGATCGTGTGCGGCGCCGGCGTCGTCGGCGCCTCCACCGCCTACTTCCTCGCCAAGCGTGGCGTCCGCGTCACGCTCATCGAGCGCTCCGGCGTGGCCTGTGCGGCCTCGGGCAAGTCGGGCGGCTTCCTGGCCCTGGACTGGTGCGACGGGTCGCCGCTGGGCCCGCTTGCGCGGGCGAGCTTCACGCTCCACGCCGAGCTGGCGCGCGAGCTCCCCGGTGATCACGGCTACCGCCGCATGGACACCTTCATGCTGGCCGCGCGCGAGCGGGGCGCGGTCGGCGGCGGGCACCGCATCGCCGCGCCCTCGTGGCTGGACGGCGCGGGCGTGGTCACCGCGGCGCTCGGCACGACGGAAACCACCGCGCAGGTGGATCCCGCGCGCTTCACCGGAGCGCTGGTGGCGGGCGCGCAGGCGCGCGGCGCCGCGCTTCACATGGGCGTGGTGGAGCGCGTCGTGGTCGACGGCGGCGGGGCGCGCGGCGTGGTGGTAGCCGGCGCGACGCTCGAGGCCGACGCGGTGGTGCTGGCGCTGGGGCCGTGGACCAGCCACGTGGCGGGCGCGCTGCTCCCGCGCGTGCATGGGCTCAAGGGCTACAGCGTCACGCTGGCCGCGGGCGACATGCCCGCGCACGCGCTGTTCGTGGACTACCGCACCGCGGAGGGCCGGGCCCTCGAGCCCGAGATCTTCCCGCGCGAGAAGGGCGAGGTCTACGTGTGCGGCATGGCCGATCCCGCGCCGCTCCCCGACTCGCCGGACGAGGTGACCGTGAACGCCGCGATGTGCGACGTGCTGACGCGTGCGGCCGGGCGCGTGTCCACCGCGCTGGCCGCGGCCGCCGTCACGAGGCGGCAGGCCTGCTACCGGCCGGTCACCGACGACGGGCTGCCCTTGATCGGCCCCGTCCCCGGCGCGCGCGGCGCCTTCGTGGCGACCGGTCACGGCCCCTGGGGGATGCTGAACGCGCCGGCCACGGGGCACGCCCTCGCCGAGCTGATCGCGACAGGCGCGTCCTCGCTGGATCTCGCCGCCTTCGATCCGCGGCGACTTCGCCCGGCGCGCGGCTAGAGCGTGGCGCGTACGAGCCGCGCGCCCTCGACCAGCGCGCGCAGCTTGCCGCTCGCCGTCTCGCGCGGCAGGTACTTCATCCCGCAGTCCGGCGCCGGCACGAGCCGGTCCGGCGGCAGCCACTCGAGTCCCGCACGAATGCGGTCGGCCACCTGCGCGGGCGTCTCCACCGCGGGGTCGCCGAGGTCGATCACGCCCAGCATGACCGTCTTCGGAGCGAGGTCGGCGAGCACGCCGAGATCGAGCTTCGGCTGGGCGGCCTCGATGGAGATCTGCTGGGCGATGGTGCCGGCCAGCTGAGGGAGGAAGCGGTAGCCGGTGGGCTTCTGCCCGTGCACCACTGCCGCGTAGCCGAAGCAGAGGTGGAGCGCGGTGGGCACGCGCAGCCCCTCCAGGGCGCGGTTGATCACGGGCACCGCGAAGCGCTTGGCCGCCTCGGGGTCGTTGCGGAGCCACGGCTCGTCGAGCTGGATGACGTCGGCGCCGGCGGCCTCGAGGTCGCGCGCCTCCTCGTTCACCGCGATGGCGAAATCCATCGCCAGCGTCTCGATGTCGCGATACGCCTCGTTCTGCGCCTGCTGCGCCAGCGTGAAGGGACCGGGCAGGGTTATCTTGGCCGGGCGGTCGGTGTGGCGCCGGAGGAACTGCATGTCGCGCAGCTCCACGGGCCGCGCGCGGCGGATGCGCCCCACGATGCGCGGCACCGGCGTCTCGGCGCCGTTGGCGGCGCGGATCATCCCGGGATTGGCGGCGTCCACGCCCTCCAGGGCGGTGGCGAAGCGGTTCGAATAGCTCTCGCGGCGCTGCTCGCCGTCGGTGACGATGTCGACGCCCGCGCGCTCCAGCTCGCGAATGGCCAGGATGGTGGCGTCGTCCTGGGCCTCCTCGAGCATCTCAGGCGGCACCTTCCACATCGACTGCAGACGCACGCGCGGCACGCCCTTGGCGAGCGTCGCGCGGTCCACCAGCCACTCGGGCTGGGGCAGGCTCCCCACCACGGTGGTCGGCAGCCGGTGCGCCGGCATCATGAGCGGGCCCGCAATCCCGACTCGAGCAGGCGCGGGAACACGGTGTCGCGGAACGCGGCGATCTCTCCGTCGGGCGGCGCGAACGTGAGCAGCGGCATCAGGTAGAGGTTGCGCACGCCGAGCTTGGTCATCTCGGCGATGCGCGCGGCGGCGTCCGCGGGCGTGCCGATCAGGCCCATGGCCTCGCAGAGCTGGGCCACGATGTCGTCGGGGACGAACGCGGTGGCCTTGATCGCGGCCTCCCAGTCGTGGGCGTGCGAGAGATCGGGATAGACCTGCTTCACCGCCTCGGGAATCTCCATGGGCGGCAGGCGCAGCCCGGCGGGCCCGAGCCAGTAGCCGCCCCAGCGCAGGATGCCCCAGTGGACGGCGGTGGGCCGCGCCAGGCGCAGCGCCTCCGCGCGGCTCGTCATCGTGGACACGCGCACCGCCCAGATGATCTCCAGATCCTCGAGCGACCGGCCCGCGCGCTTGGCGCCGCGCTCGAGATGACCGAGCGCCGTCTCCACGATGCCGCGGTTGAAGCCCACGAGCAGCAGCGCCCCGTCGGCCACCTCGCCCGCCACCTCGATGGCCTTGGGCCCCGAGGCCGCCATGATCACCGGGATGCGGCGCTTCGAGGCGTAGCCCAGACGCCCGGGCGCCGCGCCGAACGTGACCGCCTCGCCCGCGAGCAGGCCCTTCACGGCCTTGATGCACTCGCGCATCTCGGCGAGGGTGGCGGGGGAGCGGCCGATGGTGCTGGCCGAGGTGTAGCCGGTGCCGATCACGAAGCGCACGCGGTTGGGCGCGAGCTCCTCCACCGTCTGGATCGCGCTCGCCAGCACCGAGGCGTGACGCGTGAACGGATTCGTCACCGCGGGGAACAGCGACAGCCGTTTCGTGTGCGCGGCGGCCTGGCCCAGGACCACGAAGGTGTCTCGGCTCAGGAGCTGGCTATCGAGGATGCCGGCGCCGTCGAAGCCCGCCGCCTCGATGCTCCCGATGAGCCTCATGAGGTCCGGCATCGGCGCGGTGCCGGGCACGCGGATGTGGACGCGGACGGGCTCGGTCATGCGGTCAGGCTCCTTTGCGGTCGCGCAGCGTCTTCCGGTCGATCTTCCCCGCCGGCGTCTTCGGCAGCGCGCCCACGATCTCGATGGCCCGCGGGTACTCGTGCTGGCTGAGCCGGCTCTTCACGAACTCCTGGAGCTCGACGGCGAACGCCGGCCCCTTCCCCGGAGCCACGATACACGCTTTCGGGATCTGCCCGCGGAGCTCGTCGGGCACGCCAATCACCGCCGCCTCGCGCACGTCGGGATGCGCGAGCAGCGCCTGCTCGATCTCGAGCGCGCTCATGGTCCAGCCGGCGGAGATGATGACATCGTCCGAGCGCCCGGCGTGGAAGAAGTAGCCGTCGGCGTCCATGTGCCCGCGGTCCTTCACCCGGAACCACTCGCCGCGGCGGCGCACCGCGATCTCGCCCAGCTCGCCGGCCGGCAGCGGGCCCGCGTCGCCCACCACCGCGACCTCCCAGCCGGGCGCGGCCTTGCCGAGCGCACCGCGCCGCACCTCGTAGCCCTCGAAGCCCGGGTAGTCCACGATGATCACGCCGACCTCGGTGCTCCCGTACATGCTGCACGGGGCCACGCCGAAGGCGCCCTTCACGAAATCCCAGGTCTTGGCGTCCATGGGCTCGCCGGTGAACGAGAGCTTGTGCGGCGCAAAGCGCCGGCCCTCCGCCGCACCCGACTCGCGGAGCATGCGATACACGGTGGGCGCGGCGGCGAGATTGGTGATGCCGAAGGCGTGGAGCGCGTCCACGATCCGGTGCCCGTCGAACTTGCCCGAGTAGGAGCCCACCGCGATGCCGAGGGCCAGCGGCGCGATGGTGCCGTGCCAGAGCCCGTGCCCCCACGCGGGCGAGGACGGGCAGAAGTAGCGATCACCCGGAGCGAGGCCGATACCGTAGAGCGCGGCCACCATTAGCGTCACCACCGCCCGATGCGTGTGCCGCACTGCCTCGGGAAGCGCGCGGGTGGTCCCCGAGGTGTACTGGAACAGCGCGAGATCGTCCGGCGCGGTCTCCGGCGTGTAGCGCGGCGAAGCGGCGCGGAGGCGTTCGCCCAGCTCGTCGATGCCGAGCACGGTGACGGCGGGGAAGCGCTCGCGCCAGCGCGCCGCGTCGCGCTCGACGAGGAGCAGCCTCGGATGGCAGTCGTCGATCCGCAGCGCGAGGCCATCGGGGCCGAACAGCGTGAAGAGCGGCACCGCGACGGCGCCCCGCTTCATCGTGCCGAACAACGCGCCGTAGAAGGCCAGCGAGGGCTCGAGCATGATCGCCACACGGTCGCCGCGCGCCACGCCGGCGCCCTCCAGCAGGTGCGCGAAGCGCGACGACCACTCGGCGAGGGCGCTGAAGTCGTGCTCCTCGCGCCGACCGTCGGCGAACTGGATGCGCAGCGCCGTCCCCTTCCCCACGTGCCGGTCCACGCACTCGTGGGCGAGGTTGAGCCGCGTGCGGTCGCCGTCGAAGAGCTCCCACAGCGCGTCCCAGCGGAAGCCCTCGCGGACATCCGGGTAGCGCCGGATATCGAGAATGGACGTCATGCGGCTCAGCGGGTGGGTAGCACGACCTCGGCCATGCCGGAGGCGATCACTTCGCCACGTTGATTCGTCCCATCGAGCGCGAGCGTCACCACGCCCCCGGCGGATTTCCCGGTGACGCGGCCGCGGCACCAGGTCGTGTCGCCGATCAGGTTGTGGCGCAGCACCATCACGTTGAGCCGGCGCAGAAAGCCCGCGTTCCCCATCCAGTTGGTCACGACATGGCCGAGCCAGGCCACGCGCTCCGGGCCGTAGTCGTAGGGGCCGGGCACGCCCACCGCCTTGGCCAGGGCCTCGTCCCAGTGGACGCGCTCCGGCGGCTCGGGCACGCCGAAGTCGTTGGGGATGCCGAGGGCGGGATGACGCTCGAAGAGGTCGAAAGCCAGGCCGTGCGCGCGCACGTAGAGGCTCCCCCAGCCCTGCACGAAGGCCACCACGGAGGTCACGGTGAGCGGGCCCTTCACCACCTCGGGCAGCGCCTCGCCCACGGTCACGTCGTCCCAGCGGCGCGGCGTGGCGCCGCGCGGCGTCTCGGTGGCGTAGGCGCGCTTGATCTGCTCGATGTCCTCCTCGGAGTAGCGGTGCGGGCCGGCGGACTTGTACTTCCCCCGCTCGCGGGCCGTCTCGCGCTCGGTGCGGAAGCACCACGAGTCGGCCTCGCACACGCGCTCGCCGCGCTGATTGGCGAACGTCGTGCGGTAGATCTGCTGGATGGCGCGCTTGGCGAACTTCGACGGCTTCTCGACCAGCGCGTGGAGCACACTCTCGCCCACGACCTTGTCGTCCATCTTAATGGGCCGCTCCCAGCGGAAGTCGGTGCCCGCGTACATCGCGTGGATGCCGGGGAGGCCGCCCACGTAGCCGGACACGATGCGGTCCATGGCGAAGAGAATGGTCGGGGGCGCCACGCCCTCGGCCAGCCAGTAGGGATTGCGGTCACCGATCCCGTGCGCCCAGTGGCGGATGGCGTCGCGGGTGGCCACCTCGATGTAGGGGTCCGGCCGGCGCACCGGCTTGCCGAGCCGCCCCTGCAGCTCGGCGAGGGCCTCGGGAGTGATCGTGGGGAAGCGGGTGGTCGCCAGCGTCTTCATGGTGTGCCGTCCTTTCGCGCTCTGCACGATACCATCGGCCCGTGCGCCTCTTCGACCGGAAGTTCGGCGCCGGCTTCCTCGCCGGCGTGCCCGCCGAGCCCGGCGTGTATCGCTTCTTCGACGCCGCGGGCGCCCTCCTCTATGTCGGCAAGGCGGTCAGCCTGCGGCGACGACTCGGCCAGTACCGGACGGCGCGGCGCAAGAAGCGGGAGCGCAAGCGCCGCGCGCTCGTGAAGGCGGCCGCCACGATCACCTGGGAGGTCTGCGAGTCGGACCTCGCCGCCTCGCTGCAGGAGCTGCGGCTCATCCAGAGTCTGCGCCCGCGAAAGAACGTCTCCGGCGCCTTCTCCTTCCTGTATCCCTTCATCGGGCTCCGCGTGGAGGGGCACGAGACGTTCTTCTGCCTGACCACGCGCCCGGAGATGGTGCCCGCGTTCGAGCTCCACGGGGCCTATCGCTCGCGCGCGATCACGCGCGAGGCCTTCGACGCCCTCGCGCGCCTCCTGCGCTTCGTGGGCCACCCGATCCCCCGTCTGCGCTGCCGCGAGGCGGCGGCCGGCGCCCGCGCGGTGGTGGTGGGCTTCCGTCGCTTGCCGGCGGGCGCCGCTCGCCGCTGGGCCGAGCTTCTCCGGGGCACCTCGCGCGAGGCCCTCGAGTCCCTCGCGCTCGAGCTGCTCGAGCATCCCGGCGCGGTGGCCCGGCGGGCCGAGATCCAGGAGGACCTGGCCGCCG encodes:
- a CDS encoding 5-methyltetrahydropteroyltriglutamate--homocysteine methyltransferase, producing MPAHRLPTTVVGSLPQPEWLVDRATLAKGVPRVRLQSMWKVPPEMLEEAQDDATILAIRELERAGVDIVTDGEQRRESYSNRFATALEGVDAANPGMIRAANGAETPVPRIVGRIRRARPVELRDMQFLRRHTDRPAKITLPGPFTLAQQAQNEAYRDIETLAMDFAIAVNEEARDLEAAGADVIQLDEPWLRNDPEAAKRFAVPVINRALEGLRVPTALHLCFGYAAVVHGQKPTGYRFLPQLAGTIAQQISIEAAQPKLDLGVLADLAPKTVMLGVIDLGDPAVETPAQVADRIRAGLEWLPPDRLVPAPDCGMKYLPRETASGKLRALVEGARLVRATL
- a CDS encoding LLM class flavin-dependent oxidoreductase gives rise to the protein MTEPVRVHIRVPGTAPMPDLMRLIGSIEAAGFDGAGILDSQLLSRDTFVVLGQAAAHTKRLSLFPAVTNPFTRHASVLASAIQTVEELAPNRVRFVIGTGYTSASTIGRSPATLAEMRECIKAVKGLLAGEAVTFGAAPGRLGYASKRRIPVIMAASGPKAIEVAGEVADGALLLVGFNRGIVETALGHLERGAKRAGRSLEDLEIIWAVRVSTMTSRAEALRLARPTAVHWGILRWGGYWLGPAGLRLPPMEIPEAVKQVYPDLSHAHDWEAAIKATAFVPDDIVAQLCEAMGLIGTPADAAARIAEMTKLGVRNLYLMPLLTFAPPDGEIAAFRDTVFPRLLESGLRARS
- a CDS encoding MaoC family dehydratase N-terminal domain-containing protein is translated as MKTLATTRFPTITPEALAELQGRLGKPVRRPDPYIEVATRDAIRHWAHGIGDRNPYWLAEGVAPPTILFAMDRIVSGYVGGLPGIHAMYAGTDFRWERPIKMDDKVVGESVLHALVEKPSKFAKRAIQQIYRTTFANQRGERVCEADSWCFRTERETARERGKYKSAGPHRYSEEDIEQIKRAYATETPRGATPRRWDDVTVGEALPEVVKGPLTVTSVVAFVQGWGSLYVRAHGLAFDLFERHPALGIPNDFGVPEPPERVHWDEALAKAVGVPGPYDYGPERVAWLGHVVTNWMGNAGFLRRLNVMVLRHNLIGDTTWCRGRVTGKSAGGVVTLALDGTNQRGEVIASGMAEVVLPTR
- a CDS encoding acyl-CoA synthetase, yielding MTSILDIRRYPDVREGFRWDALWELFDGDRTRLNLAHECVDRHVGKGTALRIQFADGRREEHDFSALAEWSSRFAHLLEGAGVARGDRVAIMLEPSLAFYGALFGTMKRGAVAVPLFTLFGPDGLALRIDDCHPRLLLVERDAARWRERFPAVTVLGIDELGERLRAASPRYTPETAPDDLALFQYTSGTTRALPEAVRHTHRAVVTLMVAALYGIGLAPGDRYFCPSSPAWGHGLWHGTIAPLALGIAVGSYSGKFDGHRIVDALHAFGITNLAAAPTVYRMLRESGAAEGRRFAPHKLSFTGEPMDAKTWDFVKGAFGVAPCSMYGSTEVGVIIVDYPGFEGYEVRRGALGKAAPGWEVAVVGDAGPLPAGELGEIAVRRRGEWFRVKDRGHMDADGYFFHAGRSDDVIISAGWTMSALEIEQALLAHPDVREAAVIGVPDELRGQIPKACIVAPGKGPAFAVELQEFVKSRLSQHEYPRAIEIVGALPKTPAGKIDRKTLRDRKGA
- a CDS encoding ABC transporter substrate-binding protein, whose product is MTVPRRIFTKLLAIGVLAAPLAAIAQSTRTPRIGWLGNGGPRPVSKSLAAFRQGLQQRGWIEGQNVIIDYRWAEGNLSRFPALIDELIELKVDVIVLSGTSAIQAARSATSTVPLVIIYLVDPVTAGFVPSLAHPGGNVTGVASEFEALITKQLGLLKETVPAASRIAVLKRPELPPAVMRSAEMAARELGLVLQLMEVTEAAQFESAFRKARADGAGAMLVLPSPFFYVQRRLLIELAAKYRLPAIYELSDYVEAGGLMSYAPNVNEMFRASASHVDRILKGARPGDLPIERPTTFEFAVNLKAAKAIGLTIPPAVLARADSRIE
- a CDS encoding TauD/TfdA family dioxygenase, encoding MALATRPLHPLFGVEILGVDVKRADEATFQQIVAAFNEHSVLLFRGQSLTDEEQIAFSERFGPLEVTIRSINTDTKARTLPQIANLANVDAEDQLIPKGDKRNLFNAGNQMWHTDSSFKRVPAMASLLSGREVPPEGGETQWASMRVAWTRLSPELQAQLEGKVAIHSFAYSRGLVGGDLLPPEHAAQVPPVPQAMVRVNPMNGRKGYYVASHACEIVGMPTAEARLLIRELLERATRPDLVYTHRWESGDLVMWDNRCTLHRGRPWDENRYRRVMHRTTVAGEGPTAPELPDAVVCPATEDDLAWCRAQLEMVTA
- a CDS encoding nucleotide excision repair endonuclease, translating into MRLFDRKFGAGFLAGVPAEPGVYRFFDAAGALLYVGKAVSLRRRLGQYRTARRKKRERKRRALVKAAATITWEVCESDLAASLQELRLIQSLRPRKNVSGAFSFLYPFIGLRVEGHETFFCLTTRPEMVPAFELHGAYRSRAITREAFDALARLLRFVGHPIPRLRCREAAAGARAVVVGFRRLPAGAARRWAELLRGTSREALESLALELLEHPGAVARRAEIQEDLAAVALFFEEEAAALARARGAIGYAAYPVPQRERDLLFVESRYSRVT
- a CDS encoding Uma2 family endonuclease, yielding MTGRAPSATVTFMTETLRRWRRDEYDQLVAMGMFVGERLELLDGALVVREPQGSSHAAIVAHIGQLLGRAFGSRWHPRLHAPLALDDDSEPEPDIAMVEGSPLDYLGAHPSTALLVVEVSDSSLSIDRRLKASLYARAGIAEYWIVNLVDGALEVYRAPETEGYRTTLRLVPPATVTPLAAPRAIIAVSDLLP
- a CDS encoding FAD-binding oxidoreductase; this translates as MIVCGAGVVGASTAYFLAKRGVRVTLIERSGVACAASGKSGGFLALDWCDGSPLGPLARASFTLHAELARELPGDHGYRRMDTFMLAARERGAVGGGHRIAAPSWLDGAGVVTAALGTTETTAQVDPARFTGALVAGAQARGAALHMGVVERVVVDGGGARGVVVAGATLEADAVVLALGPWTSHVAGALLPRVHGLKGYSVTLAAGDMPAHALFVDYRTAEGRALEPEIFPREKGEVYVCGMADPAPLPDSPDEVTVNAAMCDVLTRAAGRVSTALAAAAVTRRQACYRPVTDDGLPLIGPVPGARGAFVATGHGPWGMLNAPATGHALAELIATGASSLDLAAFDPRRLRPARG